The DNA window TAATTCTCAGTGATGACAAAAAGCTCAATCACTTGCTTCTCAATCCTCAATTCAATCATAAAAAGACTTATCTGGCGCAATTAGAAGGAGATTTATCGGAGGAGGAAATACAGAATTTTAAGAATGGGCTTAAACTAAACATTAAAGGCAAAGAGTTTAAAAGCAGGCCAGCCGAAATTATAAGAATGGATATCAGCCTTCCGGAAAGAGTACCACCCATTCGTTTTAGAAAAAATATTCCGAGTCAATGGTACAAAATCAGCATTTCTGAAGGGAAAAACCGACAATTAAGAAAAATGTGTGCCGCAGTTAACCATCCGGTTCTCCGTTTGATCCGAATCGCTATTGAAGATATAGCTTTAAACGACCTCGCTGCCGGGGAGAAAGTTGAGCTATCAAAAAATGTAGTTTATCGAAAACTTAAGATAAATGAATAAAATAAGGGTTCCTCAATTAATCGGATTAAACTACATTTGCAGCCCAATTCGATTATTATGAAGTATTTGATCAGTTTTTTGATCCGATTTGTACCCCGGACCACGCTTCAGCGATTTAGCCATATTGGCTTGAGGATAATGGCGGTATTTTACAGAGGAAACAATGTAGAATGTCCAATTTCAGGAAAGACTTACAGAAAATTTTTGCCTTATGGCAGAATTAATCCCAGAGAAAATGCCCTTTGTCCTGATTCGCTTTCACTTGAAAGACATCGACTTTTATGGCTTTACCTCAAAGAGAAAACCAATTTTTTTACTGAAGACATCCGATTTCTCCATGTGGCTCCGGAATTGTGTTTTATGGATCGATTTGAAAAAATGAACAATTTGGACTGGGTAACGGCCGATCTGGTATCTCCGCTGGCCAAAGTAAAAATGGATCTTCACAACATCCCTTTTGGCGATAACCAATTTGATTGTGTGATGGCCAACCATGTCCTGGAACATGTGAAAGATGACATCGCCTGCATGAAAGAAATATACAGGGTATTAAAACCGGGTGGCTGGGCAATAATGCAAGTGCCATTGGATACTTCCAGAAGCGAAACCTATGAGAATTGGGATATCATAGAACCCTCAGATAGAGAAAAGCATTTTGGACAAAGAGATCATGTAAGGCTTTACGGTACGGATTATAATAAACGCTTGGAATCTGCAGGTTTTGAAGTAAAAGTGGATGATTACGTCAAACAGATTCCTGAAGAAAAAGTAAAGCGTTTTGCTCTCGCACCCGATGAAATGATCTATTTCTGCAAAAAAAATTAAGCCTTTAAATTGATCATGTCCTCAACCTGATAATCCCCTTTTTTATTAGAATCCAGACTGATCAATTCAGCGAGATAGCCCGCCAGAAATAATTGTACCCCTACCACAATTCCAACCAGGGCTAAATAAAATAATGGTTGCTCGGTGACCGGTCTTGCCGGAATGTGCTTATAAACATCGTAGACTTTTCGACCAAGTATAAATGCGCTGATAAGAAATCCTATGAAGAAAGAAAGGATTCCAAATGAGCCAAAGAAATGCATGGGGCGTTTTTTGAATTTGGTAATGAATGTGACTGAAAGGAGATCGAGAAATCCAAAAATAAATCGTTCGAGGCCAAATTTCGTTGTTCCGTATTTCCTGGCCCGGTGTTCCACTACTTTTTCACCAATGCGGCTGAATCCATTCCATTTTGCCAGCATCGGGATGTATCTATGTAATTCACCATAGACATTAATTTGCTTGACGACCTCCTTTTTGTAGGCCTTCAAACCACAATTAAAATCGTGCAGTTTAATTCCGGAAAAACCCCTGGTGACAGCATTGAACAGTTTTGTGGGAACCGTTTTGGTAATTGGGTCGTATCTCTTCTTCTTCCATCCTGAAACAAGATCGTAATTCTCTTCAGTGACCATTTTATAAAGGGCAGGAAGCTCATCAGGGCTGTCTTGAAGATCGGCATCCATCGTAAATACGACTTTTCCAAGTGTATGTTCAAAACCGACATTTAGCGCTGCCGATTTTCCATAATTTCTTCTGAAGGATATTCCTTTAATACTTGAATTTTCATGGCAGAGCCTTTCAATCACTTCCCATGAATTGTCGGTGCTTCCGTCGTCGATTAAAATCACCTCATAGCTATAGTGATGTTCATTCATCACCCGTTTTATCCAGTCACAAAGTTCAGGCAATGACTCCGCCTCATTTAAAAGTGGAATTACTATAGAAATATCCAATAATACAGGATTTAAAGTTGTACGGGCTTTTTGTTTTTCATAATTGCAGCTACAATAAGTGCAATAATTGCCCCGAGAAAAATATTAACTACAAAACCAATTACCGTCATCATTTCAGGATTCATAACCCATTCCGACATGCTCATGGCCATGTCAATTTGCTCATCGCTGAGGCCCTGACTTTCCATTTCGGTTAATTGAATATCCTTTATTCTTTCTACAATCCCGGTATCGATAAATTTCATGTATATATAAGATAAAATGCCTGAAAAAACACCGGATATGGCGAGAATAAGCATGCCCATACCAAAGCCTTCACCAAATTCCATAAATCCTTCATTGGCTGCTTTATATTCCTGAAAAGCAAAAATAAGTGCACCTAATACCAAAGCCAGGCTAACAAGTTGAATAATGCCATCGTTTGCATAAAGGTCAAAAAGGTTAACTACCAGGCCTACAATAGTGCTCATCAAACCGAGAATCAATCCCCATTTCATTCCCTGGCTTTTAATTGTTAATTCATTTTCCATTTTGATTGTTTTTTTTAATTAGTCGATCTCTACTCAATATCATAATAAAATGCATGAGCAAAATAAGTACAAAAGCTATAAAGACAATAAAAGGACTCGCCAAAAATAATTTCTGTAAAGTATCGGCACTAATATCTCCGGCCGTTTTCCCTTCAATATCATTTATGTAAATATCAATTTCGTTTTCTTTTAACCCTCTTTCAGTAAAACTTTCTCGATTGTTGTTAATTTCTACAATCGATTTATCCTTATATTCCTGGACTGTATCCTCCATTTTGGGAAGAGCCATACCCATAAATGAAACGTAAATCATAATGCCAAGCAATGTAGCCAGTGCATTGAGTACGATGGTTTGAAGGATTTTATAAGATTTGAATGCATTTTTAATATGATAGTTTAATGATGCCAAAAAGACAGCAAATGCCAGCAGAATTACATCCCAAAAAAGAAATTCCGAATTCAGTGGATTGAATCCTGAGAAGTATACCAGGACAAACATTAGAATCAATGCAATTCCACCTCCTATTCCACCAATCAAAAGATAGGGTGCCAGTACACTTTTAATCTTATCAGAGGTTGACAAATGCTATTCCTTTATTAAATGTGGCAATAATTCGCGAATTAAATGAATGGCCTATCAAAGGACTGTTTTGAGGTCTGCCTCCTCCTGTTTTAGGATTGAATTGCCATTCTGAATTTAGTGAAAATAGGGTTAAATCGGCATTTACACCTTCTGCTATTGCCGGCCTTGCTCTTTTTAAAATGGAATCGGGGCCATCTGTAATTTTGTAAATCAACTTCTCCAGCCCAATAACCTGATCTGCTTTTTTATATAACATTGGAAATAATGTTTCCAAGCCGATAATTCCAAAATCTGCCAGATCAAATTCGAGATTTTTGCCCTCTTCATTTATGCCCTTGTGATCGGAAACAATGGCATCGATGGTGTCGTCTTTCAATGCTTTCCAAAATAATTCTATATCTTTTTTAGTTCTCAGCGGAGGTCTGGTTTTGTAATTACTGTCATAATCCATCAGTGAAGAATCATCCATGATTAAATGATGGGCGGCAATATCGCAACTAACTTTTAATTTCTTTTTTTTGGCCTCTCTAATTAATTCAAGGCTTTTAGGGGTTGAAATATGTGCAAAATGCAAACGACCGCCATAATGTTCAAGTAATTCGAGATTTCGCTGTACCCTTGAGGATTCCGCAATATTGGGTATTCCTTTTAGTCCGAGTCGGGTACTTGTTTCGCCCTCATTGATCTGGCCGTTTTCGGAAATTTCCAAATCTTCGGCATGACACATAATCAGTCCATCAAACTTTTGAACATAGAGCAGTGCATGCGCCAGGAGCTCAGTGTTCTTTAAATCCTTGTCGCCATCGGTAAAAGCGACCGCACCCGCATGATGCAGATCTATCATTTCTGCCAATTCCTCTCCATCTGTATTTTTACTCAGGGCAGCAGAAGGTAATATATTTACCGCATAGGGCTTTGCGCTATTAAAGAGGCTTTTGACCATATCTTTGTGCCCGACAACGGGGTCGGTGTTCGGCAGTGTTAAAATAGAGGTAAAACCACCTCTGGAGGCAGATTCCATTAAATATTCTAATTTCTCATCCTGCTCAAATCCCGGATCTTTTAAATGAACTCTCAGATCGGTCCAGCCTTTGCTCAAATAGAGATCATCACCATCAAAAGATTTGGATGCTTTTAATTCCTTTTTTGAAATTTGTTTGATTTTGCCATTTTCAATTAGCAAAGAGATTTTTTGCTGGTGATAATCAGAACCCTGATCGAGAATAGTGACATTATTTATGGCGTATTTCATATTAGAGGTATCTCAATAACAATACTTCTGCAACTAGGAATAACAGAGAGCAAATTAAGAAATATTTCCATAGCGGCGTACCAAAATGCGATTCCTTATACTCTCCCGCAAACTCTCTTATTTCCCCATCATCATTTAGGTTAATAGCATCTCCGCCTTTAATTTTTTCTTTTAATTCAGGGGCTTCATATGAATTTAAATCCGACTCTTCCTTATCTGTATTGATTGCAATAGTTCCCAAAACACTATCATCGATCACCAATTGATAAAAACCCTGCTCCAGCTTTTCAGCGGGTAAATCAAATTTTGTTCCTTCCGGAACCGGTCTCTGTTCCGGGATAATTTCAAAGGATTCATTTCTCAATTTTATAGCTGACTCTCCTTGATTTGTCCGTTGCATTTTCCAAAGGATTGATTTTTCACCAAAATTATAAGCAAGTCGAGTGGAAGATTTTCCAATAAAAGACGTACTGACTTTGTACATAACTGGTACAAAAATAGAATGTCTGAAAAAATTACTTCTCCCTTTCTGTATGTCTCCCGTAATCACAAAAACTTTTCCTTTTCCATAAGATTTTTCACCGAGAAAAGCTTTTCCATCTTTAAATTTCAAATGAACAAGGTCCATATTTCTAATATCCAGTTTTGGAATAGCATCGGGCATATCCGTATTTTTCTCAAATCTTTCAAATACACCTTCAAAGAAAGGGTTGTTCAAATCAGGATCCGCGATTGTTTGTGGCTTGTCATTCTCGAGTACGGAAATATTTCGGATACCAAATTCTTCAAGTACATTCTTCAAATTGTTATTTTCTTTACCTGATATAAATAATACATGTCCATTTTCCTTTATATGCTCATTAAGAATACTGATAAAAAAATCGGGGTATTCATCAAGCGCATCAACCACGATAAAATCTGCAGAACGCAATAAATTGAAATCGGGATTGGTTATAGCCATAAAGCTGTAATTGAAAAACTCTTCGGTTTGATATAAAGCCTTGAAATATTGATTTTCCTCCTTCGATACAACCAGAACCGATATATTACTTAAAGACTTTAAAACAAAATAGTATTCGTTGTCAAAAAATACCGGGCTGTCATTGATTTTAATTCGGCCAAGACTTTCGTCCTCCTCTGTATTTCGAATTGAGAATTGCAATTCAGAATTTCCATTAGCTGTAAGGTTGGTATTGCTCGCCGCAGCCTGCTTTTCATTGATAAACAGTTTTACCGGGAAATTTTCAATACTTTCATCTCCGTCATAATTTAAACGTACATGAATATTATTTTCCTGCCTGCCAAAAATAAAAGGATTGTCCAGCCAGGCCGAATCAATTGATACGTTGGCATTATTGTTATTTTGAACCGGAATAAGATGATAAATATTATTTGAATCAAGAATAATGTTTTCGGGATCTCCAAGCGTAGATTTTTGCAAATCAGAGATGAAAAATATTTCCTTTGGCCCTTTGTGTTCAATTTGATCAATTCGACGCAATACCTCATCAAAAGTTCTCGGAATATAGGATTCATTGATCTCCGCCAATCTGTCGTAAAATTTTGCTTTGGTATAGGGAAACATGTCCTTGACATTAAAATTATTATCGAGGAAATACACATCTTCGTTATTCCCGATTATGTCCGAAAGCGCTTCCAATCCTGCCACCCCTTCCTCCAAAAGTGTATTGGCATCCTTTTCCTCCTGCATGCTATACGAATTATCCAGATAAAATACCTTTACTCTTTTCTCCGTGTTGGCGCTTTCTTTTGAAGCGGGCAGAAAAGGTTGAGCAAATGCCAGGACTAAAAATAACAGAAAGAGAATCCTGCTGAGAAGTACGAGATAATGTTTTATATTCTGGACTGATGCTGTTTGAGTTTTTACACTCTCAAGCAGACTTACATTGGAGAAAAAAATCTTTTTTGGCCTCTGGAAATTAAATAGGTGAATTATTATGGGAATGCTGATAGCTGCAAGTGCCCAGAGAAACTGGGGATAAAGAAAATTCATAATATATTCAACCTCTCTGTATTTCCAACGACGTGAAATTATAATAAGTATTGTTGAATTAAAACCATTTTTCTTTGTTAATCAGTCAAAAGCAAAAATTATAAATAAATGCAGTCAAAATTTATAAGTGAATACATCAAAGAGCGCAGAAGTCTTTATCCCGCGCAATACAGTAATAAAAAAGTAGATGATGCCATAGTTCGTGAAATTCTTGAAAATGCGAATTGGGCTCCATCGCATAAAAGAACCTATCCCTGGCGATTTACGGTGTTTTCAGGAGATGGCCTTCAAAAACTGGCTCATTTTCAAAGCGAGTTGTACAAAAAGAAAAGTACCGAAAATGGTAATTTCGATAAAGAGAAATACGAAAAACTCAATCAAAAGCCATTGATGGCTTCGCATGTTATTGCCATTGGCATGAAAAGAGATATAAAAAAAAGTGTGCCGGAAATAGAAGAAATTGCTTCGGTGGCTTGTGCCGTACAAAACATGCATCTGACTACTTCTGCTTATGGCCTTGGAGCCTATTGGGGCACAGGTGGAATAACCTATTTTGAAGAGGCTAAAGCATTTTTTGACCTTGAAGAAAATGACAAATTGATGGGTTTTTTCTTTATTGGTGAATTGAAAATTGAAAAATGGCCCAAAGGCATAAGAAAACCTTATGAAGATTTTGTAAAGTGGATAAGCTAATTCCTATATTGTGATATCAAAAAATACTTAAATGATTACAAAAAATTACAACCCCAGCCCGCTGGAAGTGGAAATTACCAATATCATTTTTGACCTTAAAGATGAAATTTCCGCAAAACTCGATGAAAGTCAAATTACCGAAGTTGTGAAAGATCTTGCATCCGATAACCCGGACCTAATAATACGAACAAAGGATAAGGACGGTGATAAGCACGAGTTTATGCTGAGAATTATACAAAAACCCGATAGTCGAATCAATTGAACGATTTAAGATTTTTGATAATCATCGCCTTCTTTAAGCACAATAGATAAAGGAACGTGATCCTGTCCTATTTCCCTGGCAATTTTCGCCAGAATATTCTCAGGTGTTTCATATTCCTCGAATCGAATGGGTTCTTTGAATTCAACTTTTAATTCAATTCCTTTTTTCTTAAAGAACAAGCCTTTTTTATTAAAACCCCTTCTAAATCCATCTACAGTTACGGGAACGACAATAGGGTTATTATCTTTTATAATATGCGCAGTGCCCTTTCTTAATGGCGAATAAGGCTTGGTAGTACCCTGAGGAAAAGTTACAATCCATCCCCCACTCAAAGCCTTTGCTATTTTATTCTGATCACTCATGTCCACGTTTCTGCTAATTTCCTTTCCTTTTTCTCTCCAGGTGCGTTTCACGAGAATTCCACCGCCATAAGAAAATACTTTTGGTAAAAAACCACTTTCGGTCATGGTTTCCTTTGCGGCAACATAATAAGTCCTGACAATCGGCCAAAATAAATAAAAGGGGATCCCCATGCGCCTTTTGTCTTTATTACCTCTTGCTTTATGAAATCCGTGATTTATGGCAACAACATCGGCATAATAGGTTTGATGATTGGAAACAAACAGAACACCTTTTTTAGGGAGGCCCTTTAAATTTTTTAAACCCTTGTAATTCAATTTGTTGACCAAATCGAAACCGGGCCAGCTCATCCATCCGACAAGGAAGACAAGGATGGCTTTTATAAAATAGAAATTACCGAAGGGGTCTCGTAGTTTCATGTCAATCGCAGGGCAAAAGTAATACTAATCCTTGATTCTTATATAAAGCGCAGATTTATCCACTTTCACCGGATAGGTATTTAATTCAAATTGTCTTCCAAATCCTTCCCTACCACTTTTGAGATTGAATTCGTAGAAATGAAGGGGACAAACTATTTCCATATTATTATTGCAATGGCCCCGGTGAAGAGGCGCTCCATTATGCGGGCATTTATTGTCAAAGGCAAAAATTTCTTCATTGTAAAAAACCAAACAAATTTTTTGTTCTCCGATTTTGAGGAGAATTGGCGATTTATCACCAAATCTTTTTTTTAATTCTTTAAAATCGTCAAATAGTTTAAGCCAGGCCATTTATCTGATTTAATATAATTTTTATAGCATCCTTCTCTTTATCAACATTTATCCAGATTAAATCATCAAAACGTCTTAACCAGGTCAGTTGTCTTTTTGCAAATCGCCTGGTATTGCGCTTAATTAATTCAATGCAATTTCCTCTGTCAATCTTCCCATCTAAATATTCATAAAATTCCGAATAACCAACTGTTTGCAATGCATTTAATTCCTTTTGATCCTTCAATCGTTTTGCCTCCTCTTCCAAACCTGCCTCAATCATTTTATCAACACGCTGATTTATTCTCGAATAAAGATGTTCTCGTTCTCTTGTAATTGCAAAATTTAAAATATTATATGGCAACTGAGAGGCATTATTGCTATGAAAAGATGAAAAAGCAAGTCCGGTATGTCGTATGACTTCGATGGCTCTAATAACTCTTTGTGGGTTGTTTTTATCAACATAACTGTAATATTCAAGATCTTTTTCCTTGAGTTCATTGAGCATATTTGAAAGTCCATTTTTTTTTACTTCTTCATTGACCTGATTTCTGAGTTTTTCCGGAATATCAGGTATTTCATCCATGGTTTGTAAAAGCGCCTGAACGTAGAAACCCGAACCACCGCAAAGAATTAGGGTTGAATTTTTTTGGAATAATTCATTCAATACAGCCCTGGCTTCGGCAGCAAACATTTCGGCATTGTATTTATCTAAAATACTTTTATGGGCAAGCAAATGATGTTTCACGGCTTTTTGCTCTTCCTTCGTAGGAGGAGCTGTGCCAATTTTCATTTCACGGTAAACCTGTCTTGAATCAGCATTAATAATATCCGTATTTAATTGTCTCGCCAAATTAATGGCAATAGAAGTTTTGCCTACAGCAGTAGGCCCTTGTATGACTATTAAAGTTTTGTCCAAAAGGATTTTTTAAATGACAAATTTGAAAAAAGAATCGAAGACTTAGTTAATATACTTAAATTCGAGTTTTGTAATTTCCAAGGTTCGGAAACAATTATGACCATCCAAAAAAAGATTTTAATTGCCGAAGATTCAAATATCGTTTTGAATGTGGTATCCAAAGTTCTGGAAAACATGAATTACAAGGTACTTGGTGTAAAAAATGGAAAAGAACTTTTAAGCAAAATGGAAAAAGAAAATTTTGATCTCATTCTCATGGATATAAATATGCCAAAAATGGATGGGATTACATGTGCTAAACATATCCGGGATCACAACGACAAGCGGATTAAAAATATTCCGATCATAGCTTTGTCGGGAAATGACAAAAATTTAAGTGTAGAAGAGTATCAGGCCATTGGCATCAATGATCTGATTCAAAAACCAATTGATTTCG is part of the Hyphobacterium sp. CCMP332 genome and encodes:
- a CDS encoding pseudouridine synthase, with translation MVRYFIFNKPFRVLCQFSPEGDKKTLKDFNFPKNIYPLGRLDYDSEGLLILSDDKKLNHLLLNPQFNHKKTYLAQLEGDLSEEEIQNFKNGLKLNIKGKEFKSRPAEIIRMDISLPERVPPIRFRKNIPSQWYKISISEGKNRQLRKMCAAVNHPVLRLIRIAIEDIALNDLAAGEKVELSKNVVYRKLKINE
- a CDS encoding class I SAM-dependent methyltransferase, with the protein product MKYLISFLIRFVPRTTLQRFSHIGLRIMAVFYRGNNVECPISGKTYRKFLPYGRINPRENALCPDSLSLERHRLLWLYLKEKTNFFTEDIRFLHVAPELCFMDRFEKMNNLDWVTADLVSPLAKVKMDLHNIPFGDNQFDCVMANHVLEHVKDDIACMKEIYRVLKPGGWAIMQVPLDTSRSETYENWDIIEPSDREKHFGQRDHVRLYGTDYNKRLESAGFEVKVDDYVKQIPEEKVKRFALAPDEMIYFCKKN
- a CDS encoding glycosyltransferase family 2 protein, with product MDISIVIPLLNEAESLPELCDWIKRVMNEHHYSYEVILIDDGSTDNSWEVIERLCHENSSIKGISFRRNYGKSAALNVGFEHTLGKVVFTMDADLQDSPDELPALYKMVTEENYDLVSGWKKKRYDPITKTVPTKLFNAVTRGFSGIKLHDFNCGLKAYKKEVVKQINVYGELHRYIPMLAKWNGFSRIGEKVVEHRARKYGTTKFGLERFIFGFLDLLSVTFITKFKKRPMHFFGSFGILSFFIGFLISAFILGRKVYDVYKHIPARPVTEQPLFYLALVGIVVGVQLFLAGYLAELISLDSNKKGDYQVEDMINLKA
- a CDS encoding DUF4199 domain-containing protein encodes the protein MENELTIKSQGMKWGLILGLMSTIVGLVVNLFDLYANDGIIQLVSLALVLGALIFAFQEYKAANEGFMEFGEGFGMGMLILAISGVFSGILSYIYMKFIDTGIVERIKDIQLTEMESQGLSDEQIDMAMSMSEWVMNPEMMTVIGFVVNIFLGAIIALIVAAIMKNKKPVQL
- the pyrC gene encoding dihydroorotase → MKYAINNVTILDQGSDYHQQKISLLIENGKIKQISKKELKASKSFDGDDLYLSKGWTDLRVHLKDPGFEQDEKLEYLMESASRGGFTSILTLPNTDPVVGHKDMVKSLFNSAKPYAVNILPSAALSKNTDGEELAEMIDLHHAGAVAFTDGDKDLKNTELLAHALLYVQKFDGLIMCHAEDLEISENGQINEGETSTRLGLKGIPNIAESSRVQRNLELLEHYGGRLHFAHISTPKSLELIREAKKKKLKVSCDIAAHHLIMDDSSLMDYDSNYKTRPPLRTKKDIELFWKALKDDTIDAIVSDHKGINEEGKNLEFDLADFGIIGLETLFPMLYKKADQVIGLEKLIYKITDGPDSILKRARPAIAEGVNADLTLFSLNSEWQFNPKTGGGRPQNSPLIGHSFNSRIIATFNKGIAFVNL
- a CDS encoding BatA domain-containing protein, producing the protein MNFLYPQFLWALAAISIPIIIHLFNFQRPKKIFFSNVSLLESVKTQTASVQNIKHYLVLLSRILFLLFLVLAFAQPFLPASKESANTEKRVKVFYLDNSYSMQEEKDANTLLEEGVAGLEALSDIIGNNEDVYFLDNNFNVKDMFPYTKAKFYDRLAEINESYIPRTFDEVLRRIDQIEHKGPKEIFFISDLQKSTLGDPENIILDSNNIYHLIPVQNNNNANVSIDSAWLDNPFIFGRQENNIHVRLNYDGDESIENFPVKLFINEKQAAASNTNLTANGNSELQFSIRNTEEDESLGRIKINDSPVFFDNEYYFVLKSLSNISVLVVSKEENQYFKALYQTEEFFNYSFMAITNPDFNLLRSADFIVVDALDEYPDFFISILNEHIKENGHVLFISGKENNNLKNVLEEFGIRNISVLENDKPQTIADPDLNNPFFEGVFERFEKNTDMPDAIPKLDIRNMDLVHLKFKDGKAFLGEKSYGKGKVFVITGDIQKGRSNFFRHSIFVPVMYKVSTSFIGKSSTRLAYNFGEKSILWKMQRTNQGESAIKLRNESFEIIPEQRPVPEGTKFDLPAEKLEQGFYQLVIDDSVLGTIAINTDKEESDLNSYEAPELKEKIKGGDAINLNDDGEIREFAGEYKESHFGTPLWKYFLICSLLFLVAEVLLLRYL
- a CDS encoding nitroreductase; its protein translation is MQSKFISEYIKERRSLYPAQYSNKKVDDAIVREILENANWAPSHKRTYPWRFTVFSGDGLQKLAHFQSELYKKKSTENGNFDKEKYEKLNQKPLMASHVIAIGMKRDIKKSVPEIEEIASVACAVQNMHLTTSAYGLGAYWGTGGITYFEEAKAFFDLEENDKLMGFFFIGELKIEKWPKGIRKPYEDFVKWIS
- a CDS encoding 1-acyl-sn-glycerol-3-phosphate acyltransferase; amino-acid sequence: MKLRDPFGNFYFIKAILVFLVGWMSWPGFDLVNKLNYKGLKNLKGLPKKGVLFVSNHQTYYADVVAINHGFHKARGNKDKRRMGIPFYLFWPIVRTYYVAAKETMTESGFLPKVFSYGGGILVKRTWREKGKEISRNVDMSDQNKIAKALSGGWIVTFPQGTTKPYSPLRKGTAHIIKDNNPIVVPVTVDGFRRGFNKKGLFFKKKGIELKVEFKEPIRFEEYETPENILAKIAREIGQDHVPLSIVLKEGDDYQKS
- a CDS encoding Rieske 2Fe-2S domain-containing protein; amino-acid sequence: MAWLKLFDDFKELKKRFGDKSPILLKIGEQKICLVFYNEEIFAFDNKCPHNGAPLHRGHCNNNMEIVCPLHFYEFNLKSGREGFGRQFELNTYPVKVDKSALYIRIKD
- the miaA gene encoding tRNA (adenosine(37)-N6)-dimethylallyltransferase MiaA, with the translated sequence MVIQGPTAVGKTSIAINLARQLNTDIINADSRQVYREMKIGTAPPTKEEQKAVKHHLLAHKSILDKYNAEMFAAEARAVLNELFQKNSTLILCGGSGFYVQALLQTMDEIPDIPEKLRNQVNEEVKKNGLSNMLNELKEKDLEYYSYVDKNNPQRVIRAIEVIRHTGLAFSSFHSNNASQLPYNILNFAITREREHLYSRINQRVDKMIEAGLEEEAKRLKDQKELNALQTVGYSEFYEYLDGKIDRGNCIELIKRNTRRFAKRQLTWLRRFDDLIWINVDKEKDAIKIILNQINGLA
- a CDS encoding response regulator; protein product: MTIQKKILIAEDSNIVLNVVSKVLENMNYKVLGVKNGKELLSKMEKENFDLILMDINMPKMDGITCAKHIRDHNDKRIKNIPIIALSGNDKNLSVEEYQAIGINDLIQKPIDFDQMAQKISSTLN